A single region of the Streptomyces caelestis genome encodes:
- the gcl gene encoding glyoxylate carboligase, whose translation MARMTAARAAVEILKREGVTDAFGVPGAAINPFYAALKASGGINHTLARHVEGASHMAEGYTRTRAGNLGVCIGTSGPAGTDMITGLYSATGDSVPILCITGQAPTAVIHKEDFQAVDIASIAKPVTKMAVTVLEAAQVPGVFQQAFHLMRSARPGPVLIDLPIDVQMTEIEFDPETYEPLPVYKPAATRAQIEKAIGMLNASEQPLIVAGGGVVNADAAELLVEFAELTGTPVVPTLMGWGVLPDDHELNAGMVGLQTSHRYGNATFLESDFVLGIGNRWANRHTGRLDVYTAGRKFVHVDIEPTQIGRIFAPDYGIASDARAALELFVEVARELKTAGRLPDRSAWAASAQERKATLQRRTHFDDIPIKPQRVYEEMNKAFGPETRYVSTIGLSQIAGAQMLHVYRPRHWINCGQAGPLGWTIPAALGVAKADPEASVVALSGDYDFQFMIEELAVGAQHKIPYVHVLVNNSYLGLIRQAQRAFDIDFQVTLEFENINAPELGVYGVDHVKVAEGLGCKAIRVTDPTELGAAFEQAKKLAAEYRVPVVVEAILERVTNIAMSTTNDIGQVVEFEEIATEPGHAPTSIKPLKV comes from the coding sequence ATGGCTCGAATGACCGCTGCCCGTGCGGCAGTTGAGATTCTCAAGCGCGAGGGCGTCACCGACGCGTTCGGCGTCCCGGGCGCGGCGATCAACCCCTTCTACGCGGCGCTCAAGGCCTCCGGCGGCATCAACCACACCCTCGCCCGCCACGTGGAGGGCGCCTCGCACATGGCCGAGGGCTACACCCGCACCCGCGCGGGCAACCTCGGCGTCTGCATCGGCACCTCCGGCCCGGCCGGCACCGACATGATCACGGGTCTGTACTCCGCGACCGGCGACTCCGTCCCGATCCTGTGCATCACCGGCCAGGCCCCGACCGCCGTGATCCACAAAGAGGACTTCCAGGCCGTCGACATCGCCTCGATCGCCAAGCCGGTCACCAAGATGGCCGTGACCGTGCTGGAGGCCGCGCAGGTCCCCGGCGTCTTCCAGCAGGCCTTCCACCTGATGCGCTCCGCCCGCCCCGGCCCGGTCCTGATCGACCTGCCGATCGACGTCCAGATGACGGAGATCGAGTTCGACCCGGAGACGTACGAGCCGCTCCCGGTCTACAAGCCCGCCGCGACCCGCGCCCAGATCGAGAAGGCGATCGGGATGCTCAATGCCTCCGAGCAGCCGCTGATCGTCGCGGGCGGCGGTGTCGTCAACGCCGATGCCGCCGAACTGCTCGTCGAGTTCGCCGAGTTGACCGGAACCCCGGTCGTCCCCACCCTCATGGGCTGGGGTGTCCTGCCCGACGACCACGAGCTGAACGCCGGCATGGTCGGCCTCCAGACCTCGCACCGCTACGGCAACGCGACCTTCCTGGAGTCCGACTTCGTCCTCGGCATCGGCAACCGCTGGGCCAACCGCCACACCGGCAGACTCGACGTCTACACCGCCGGACGGAAGTTCGTCCACGTCGACATCGAGCCCACCCAGATCGGCAGGATCTTCGCCCCCGACTACGGCATCGCCTCCGACGCCAGGGCCGCGCTGGAGCTGTTCGTCGAGGTGGCGCGCGAGCTGAAGACGGCCGGCAGGCTGCCCGACCGCTCCGCCTGGGCGGCCTCGGCGCAGGAGCGAAAGGCGACCCTCCAGCGCCGTACGCACTTCGACGACATCCCGATCAAGCCGCAACGGGTCTACGAGGAGATGAACAAGGCCTTCGGCCCGGAGACCCGGTACGTGTCCACCATCGGCCTCTCGCAGATCGCCGGCGCCCAGATGCTGCACGTCTACCGGCCCCGTCACTGGATCAACTGCGGTCAGGCGGGCCCGCTCGGCTGGACCATCCCGGCAGCGCTCGGCGTCGCCAAGGCCGACCCGGAGGCGTCCGTCGTCGCGCTCTCCGGCGACTACGACTTCCAGTTCATGATCGAGGAACTGGCGGTGGGCGCGCAGCACAAGATCCCGTACGTCCACGTCCTCGTCAACAACTCCTATCTGGGCCTGATCCGCCAGGCGCAGCGGGCGTTCGACATCGACTTCCAGGTCACCCTGGAGTTCGAGAACATCAACGCGCCCGAGCTCGGCGTCTACGGCGTCGATCACGTCAAGGTCGCCGAGGGCCTCGGCTGCAAGGCGATCCGGGTGACCGACCCGACCGAGCTGGGCGCCGCGTTCGAGCAGGCCAAGAAGCTCGCCGCCGAGTACCGGGTGCCGGTCGTCGTCGAGGCGATCCTGGAGCGCGTCACCAACATCGCCATGTCGACGACCAACGACATCGGCCAGGTCGTGGAGTTCGAGGAGATCGCCACCGAGCCCGGCCACGCGCCGACCTCGATCAAGCCGCTGAAGGTCTGA
- a CDS encoding TIGR04222 domain-containing membrane protein has product MSDGTAVRREPHEIALLGDGPRAAVTVAVVDLYPRGMVEPDRPGTIRAGIADAGSAERPPSPLAQEAHACLHEPAGLRTLVRHPDVRLALALIRIPLAEAGLLRYPLLGPTRGARRQVRELRQLHPLPASRRRLTDDDRLLAVALHGEAALRLLVPRFALRAGLIRRVEVGGKTLLKHSPHGSGGGYGGYTYCGAGGGGGGSGGD; this is encoded by the coding sequence ATGAGCGACGGTACGGCGGTCCGGCGGGAGCCGCATGAGATCGCACTGCTGGGGGACGGCCCCCGGGCCGCCGTCACCGTCGCCGTGGTGGACCTGTACCCGCGAGGCATGGTGGAGCCGGACCGGCCCGGGACGATACGGGCGGGCATCGCGGACGCGGGGAGCGCGGAGCGACCGCCGTCGCCCCTGGCGCAGGAGGCGCACGCCTGTCTCCACGAGCCCGCCGGGCTCCGGACGTTGGTCAGGCACCCGGACGTACGGCTCGCACTGGCCCTCATCCGCATCCCGCTCGCGGAGGCGGGCCTGCTGCGCTACCCGCTGCTCGGCCCGACGCGCGGCGCCCGCCGCCAAGTGCGCGAGCTGCGGCAGCTCCACCCGCTGCCCGCGAGCAGACGCCGCCTGACCGACGACGACCGGCTGCTCGCCGTCGCGCTGCACGGCGAGGCGGCCCTGCGGCTGCTGGTGCCGCGCTTCGCGCTCCGGGCAGGACTGATACGCCGGGTCGAGGTGGGCGGCAAGACCCTCCTCAAGCACTCGCCACATGGTTCGGGCGGAGGCTATGGGGGCTACACCTACTGCGGCGCGGGCGGAGGTGGGGGTGGGAGTGGCGGGGACTGA
- a CDS encoding Shedu anti-phage system protein SduA domain-containing protein, translated as MHQWLVDSGREFLAGHPEAGIREFLEHFRAQGEDALFLQAPDDRPGRYVIPRGRAEITLWLERIIRSGRIDIADPAAEARKIVTSPEAMALLAADDQGRILLQAAELRRRAARLKELRAVVEDGKATEADVQRALDGQYWIFGGRFVGEAAQRRLVPGDEVDIPLIRGDGALHIVELKRVMSLKGPLVKRHRNAWVPAAQVHEAVGQAVNYLTGLDENRERLRADFGIETRRASALVLVGHPVLHPEVPEAEINEALRTFNSHLTRVEVLTYKELLDNAERSLAGDGPV; from the coding sequence ATGCACCAGTGGCTCGTCGACAGCGGGCGGGAGTTTCTTGCGGGCCACCCCGAGGCCGGGATCAGAGAGTTCCTGGAACATTTCCGTGCGCAGGGTGAGGACGCGCTGTTCCTCCAGGCCCCCGATGATCGCCCCGGGCGTTATGTGATTCCACGGGGCCGTGCCGAGATCACTCTGTGGTTGGAGCGGATCATCCGCAGCGGCCGGATCGACATCGCGGACCCGGCCGCTGAAGCCCGGAAGATCGTCACATCGCCCGAAGCCATGGCCCTGCTGGCTGCCGACGATCAGGGGCGAATCCTGCTTCAGGCCGCTGAACTGCGCCGACGCGCCGCCCGGCTCAAGGAACTGCGTGCCGTCGTCGAGGATGGCAAGGCCACAGAGGCCGATGTGCAGCGGGCGCTGGACGGGCAGTACTGGATCTTCGGTGGGCGGTTCGTGGGCGAGGCGGCGCAGCGGCGCCTCGTGCCGGGCGACGAGGTGGACATCCCGTTGATACGTGGTGACGGAGCGCTCCATATCGTCGAACTCAAGCGCGTCATGAGTCTTAAGGGCCCCCTCGTGAAGCGGCATCGCAACGCATGGGTGCCGGCGGCGCAGGTGCACGAGGCCGTCGGCCAGGCTGTCAACTACCTCACTGGACTGGATGAGAACCGGGAACGGCTCCGTGCCGACTTCGGTATCGAGACCCGGCGCGCCAGCGCCCTCGTCCTGGTCGGGCACCCGGTACTGCACCCTGAGGTGCCGGAGGCGGAGATCAACGAGGCGCTGCGGACGTTCAATTCGCATCTCACCAGGGTCGAAGTGCTGACATACAAGGAACTCCTGGACAACGCCGAGCGCTCCCTCGCCGGCGATGGCCCGGTGTAG
- a CDS encoding 2-hydroxy-3-oxopropionate reductase codes for MSNTLPKITWIGLGIMGSPMSENLIKAGYDVTGFTLEREKLDRLAAAGGTPAGSIAEAVRDADVVITMVPASPQVETIAYGPDGILENARSGALLIDMSSITPQTSVDLAKAAKDKGVRVLDAPVSGGEAGAIEAVLSIMVGGEQADFDQARPIFEALGKTIVLCGPHGSGQTVKAANQLIVAVNIQACAEAVVFLEKSGVDLKAALDVLGGGLAGSTVLTRKKDNFLRRDFKPGFRIDLHHKDMGIVTDAARNVKAALPVGAVVAQLVASLRAQGDGGLDHSALLRAVERLSGARI; via the coding sequence ATGAGCAACACCCTTCCCAAGATCACATGGATCGGCCTCGGCATCATGGGCTCCCCCATGTCCGAGAACCTGATCAAGGCGGGCTACGACGTCACCGGATTCACCCTGGAGCGGGAGAAGCTGGACCGCCTCGCCGCCGCCGGCGGCACCCCTGCCGGCTCGATCGCCGAGGCCGTACGGGACGCCGACGTCGTCATCACGATGGTGCCGGCCTCGCCGCAGGTCGAGACCATCGCCTACGGTCCCGACGGCATCCTGGAGAACGCCAGGTCCGGCGCCCTGCTGATCGACATGTCCTCGATCACCCCGCAGACCTCGGTCGACCTGGCGAAGGCGGCGAAGGACAAGGGCGTCCGCGTCCTGGACGCCCCTGTGTCCGGCGGCGAGGCCGGCGCGATCGAGGCCGTGCTGTCCATCATGGTCGGCGGCGAGCAGGCCGACTTCGACCAGGCCCGGCCGATCTTCGAGGCGCTCGGCAAGACCATCGTCCTGTGCGGCCCGCACGGCTCCGGCCAGACCGTGAAGGCCGCCAACCAGCTGATCGTCGCCGTGAACATCCAGGCGTGCGCCGAGGCCGTGGTCTTCCTGGAGAAGTCCGGCGTGGACCTGAAAGCGGCCCTGGACGTGCTGGGCGGCGGTCTCGCCGGCTCCACCGTGCTGACCCGCAAGAAGGACAACTTCCTCCGCCGGGACTTCAAGCCGGGCTTCCGGATCGACCTGCACCACAAGGACATGGGCATCGTTACGGACGCCGCCCGCAACGTCAAAGCGGCCCTGCCCGTCGGCGCCGTGGTCGCCCAGCTGGTCGCGTCCCTGCGCGCGCAGGGCGACGGCGGCCTGGACCACTCGGCGCTGCTGCGGGCCGTGGAGCGGCTGTCCGGCGCGCGTATCTGA
- a CDS encoding TIM barrel protein, which produces MGFADQRFNVNLSILFTELPLLERPAAAAAAGFTAVELWWPWVDSPTPEQSELDALKKAVEDAGVRLTGLNFYAGRLPGPDRGALSVPGEESERFRANIDVAAGFAASLGCKALNALYGNRVEGVDPAEQDALALENLVLAARAADRIGAILLVEALNQPESPLYPLASAPAAVGVVDKVNNATGLGNARFLMDLYHLSMNGEDLPQVIERYAAKTGHVQIADNPGRGAPGTGSLPLEDLLDRLEKAGYDGWVGLEYKPGDRPSAEAFDWLPR; this is translated from the coding sequence ATGGGATTCGCAGACCAGCGCTTCAACGTCAACCTGTCGATCCTCTTCACGGAACTCCCGCTCCTGGAGCGTCCCGCGGCCGCCGCCGCGGCCGGCTTCACGGCGGTCGAGCTGTGGTGGCCCTGGGTCGACTCGCCCACCCCTGAGCAGTCGGAGCTCGACGCACTGAAGAAGGCAGTCGAGGACGCGGGCGTCCGGCTCACGGGTCTGAACTTCTACGCCGGTCGACTGCCCGGCCCCGACCGTGGCGCCCTGTCCGTCCCGGGCGAGGAGTCGGAGCGGTTCCGCGCCAACATCGACGTGGCCGCGGGCTTCGCCGCCTCCCTGGGCTGCAAGGCGCTCAACGCCCTGTACGGCAACCGCGTCGAGGGTGTGGACCCGGCCGAGCAGGACGCGCTCGCGCTGGAGAACCTGGTGCTCGCGGCCCGGGCCGCCGACCGGATCGGCGCGATCCTGCTGGTCGAGGCGCTCAACCAGCCCGAGTCGCCGTTGTATCCGCTGGCGTCGGCACCGGCCGCCGTCGGCGTCGTCGACAAGGTCAACAACGCGACCGGGCTCGGCAACGCCCGCTTCCTCATGGACCTCTACCACCTGTCCATGAACGGCGAGGACCTGCCGCAGGTGATCGAGCGGTACGCCGCGAAGACCGGTCACGTGCAGATCGCCGACAACCCCGGCCGCGGCGCCCCCGGGACGGGCTCGCTGCCCCTCGAAGACCTCCTCGACCGGCTGGAGAAGGCGGGCTACGACGGCTGGGTCGGCCTCGAGTACAAGCCGGGCGACCGCCCGAGCGCCGAGGCCTTCGACTGGCTGCCCCGCTGA
- the fdxA gene encoding ferredoxin, producing MTFVIAQPCVDVKDKACLDVCPVDCIYEGSRTLYIHPDECIDCSACEPVCPVEAIHRDTELPEEWQVYERVNAEFFTATTGLGSPGGAKEVGPVAADHEHITELPRSAAHA from the coding sequence TTGACCTTCGTAATCGCCCAGCCCTGCGTCGACGTCAAGGACAAGGCGTGTCTGGACGTCTGTCCCGTCGACTGCATCTACGAGGGCTCGCGCACCCTGTACATCCACCCCGACGAATGCATCGACTGTTCGGCCTGTGAACCGGTCTGCCCGGTCGAGGCGATCCACCGCGACACCGAACTCCCCGAGGAGTGGCAGGTGTACGAGCGGGTGAACGCCGAGTTCTTCACCGCCACGACCGGCCTCGGCTCACCGGGCGGCGCCAAGGAGGTCGGCCCCGTCGCGGCCGACCACGAGCACATCACCGAACTGCCCCGGTCGGCCGCCCACGCCTGA
- the amrS gene encoding AmmeMemoRadiSam system radical SAM enzyme, producing MTQTTWNQEPHPARLEERLDDDVVRCHLSPRNCRIRPGQHGFCMVRANRDGRLVTLNYGRSVHATEETIETEAVFHYAPGARILSMGNVGCMLNCDYCHNWKTSQARYVEDKDVYHYTPEEVVDIALRHDIKVISWTYNDPVVWHEFVVETAALAQAAGIVNLYKSAFFISGEAIEELIPVIDIFSVSIKSLDPKYYRKITKGWLEPVLEGTEQVYRAGKHVEVSTLMVTDLSDDEKTARDMATFVGERLDPSIPTHFVRFHPDYKMTDTIRTPVDRLERARKVALDMGLNHVYLGNVYDTESTNTWCRQCGLLQVTRYGLNADLVGVDADGACVSCGTRAPLKLLPDARRRSTVQELPAGAGLNVASFDWHGDVRALHVQMRNESDAPATAYTRRHGDPAADGSWEIVELKPRESFRYIAAKSTPDELGVQVAIPDRCTSSLHQVFDRAHFPTVEVAAGTLNQDVSPLPLFQPGTRR from the coding sequence GTGACGCAGACGACCTGGAACCAGGAACCCCATCCGGCCCGGCTCGAGGAACGGCTCGACGACGACGTCGTGCGATGTCACCTCAGCCCCCGCAACTGCCGCATACGCCCCGGTCAGCACGGCTTCTGCATGGTGCGCGCCAACCGCGACGGACGCCTGGTCACCCTCAACTACGGGCGCTCGGTGCACGCCACCGAGGAGACCATCGAGACCGAGGCCGTCTTCCACTACGCGCCCGGCGCCCGCATCCTCTCCATGGGCAACGTCGGCTGCATGCTCAACTGCGACTACTGCCACAACTGGAAGACGTCCCAGGCGCGTTACGTCGAGGACAAGGACGTCTACCACTACACGCCCGAGGAAGTCGTCGACATCGCCCTCCGGCACGACATCAAGGTCATCTCCTGGACCTACAACGACCCGGTCGTGTGGCACGAGTTCGTCGTCGAGACCGCCGCCCTCGCCCAGGCCGCCGGCATCGTCAACCTCTACAAGTCCGCGTTCTTCATCAGCGGCGAGGCGATCGAGGAACTCATCCCCGTCATCGACATCTTCTCCGTGTCGATCAAGTCCCTCGACCCGAAGTACTACCGCAAGATCACCAAGGGCTGGCTGGAGCCGGTGCTGGAAGGCACCGAGCAGGTCTACCGGGCCGGAAAGCACGTCGAGGTCTCGACACTGATGGTCACCGACCTCAGCGACGACGAGAAGACGGCCCGCGACATGGCCACCTTCGTCGGTGAACGGCTGGACCCGTCGATCCCGACGCACTTCGTGCGGTTCCACCCCGACTACAAGATGACCGACACCATCCGCACGCCCGTGGACCGCCTGGAACGCGCCCGCAAGGTCGCCCTCGACATGGGCCTGAACCACGTCTACCTCGGCAACGTCTACGACACCGAGTCCACCAACACCTGGTGCCGCCAGTGCGGCCTGCTCCAGGTCACCCGGTACGGCCTGAACGCCGACCTGGTCGGGGTGGACGCCGACGGCGCCTGCGTGTCGTGCGGCACCCGCGCGCCCCTGAAGCTGCTGCCGGACGCCCGGCGCCGCAGCACGGTCCAGGAGCTGCCCGCCGGCGCCGGCCTCAACGTGGCGTCCTTCGACTGGCACGGTGACGTCCGCGCCCTCCACGTACAGATGCGCAACGAGTCCGACGCGCCCGCCACCGCGTACACCCGCCGCCACGGCGATCCCGCCGCGGACGGCAGCTGGGAGATCGTCGAGCTCAAGCCGCGGGAGAGCTTCCGCTACATCGCGGCCAAGAGCACCCCCGACGAGCTCGGCGTCCAGGTGGCCATCCCGGACCGGTGCACCTCCAGCCTCCACCAGGTCTTCGACCGGGCCCACTTCCCGACCGTGGAGGTGGCCGCCGGAACCCTGAACCAGGACGTGTCCCCGCTGCCCCTCTTCCAGCCCGGCACCCGCCGCTGA
- a CDS encoding radical SAM/SPASM domain-containing protein: MRHGTDYRVLPFSDDTSAVFLTDNHRLLLAPAGTAERLESGVDSLLPAERQAWERMRQAVGADEGVNRSRLHESSLSDGADFAVNVNLTNVCNLACTYCFAEGGDYGRITEAMGEHSIAWIFDFIERNAVPGQRVRFEFFGGEPLANFAVIRKICERARTVSQRDGTEFVHRISTNLTLMPQGIEELFREYRFIVSVSIDGGREVQDANRPSKNGMGSYDRIMRNLWRLREACGDDITLVARMTIATGEPSLKDSVHDLWQLDLFDYFQIYPGVYPVEKDTKVPIALTLGDRKLSEPQGIQYINHFLQPGIVEQFKDFLLHYPSLFAPGNRFKGVLEYERTVQMVTEGATALAFCSGGRTYYTHSPDGSISPCHRLVGDESFDVGTGSEGITREHPEWRRTVDEHPVCGACWARYLCGGGCRQENHVASGDVNVLNDESCQYQLMLAEEVIKMLARSTADYRARSRDRYDDLFVSCGRPVVPNDRPALDQPTGYEPFRVLC, encoded by the coding sequence ATGAGGCACGGAACCGACTACCGTGTGCTGCCCTTCAGCGACGACACCTCCGCGGTGTTCCTCACCGACAACCACCGGCTGCTGCTGGCCCCGGCCGGCACCGCCGAGCGCCTGGAGTCCGGCGTCGACAGCCTGTTGCCCGCGGAGCGGCAGGCGTGGGAGCGCATGCGGCAGGCCGTCGGCGCGGACGAGGGTGTCAACCGCTCGCGGCTGCACGAGAGTTCACTGTCCGACGGGGCCGACTTCGCGGTCAACGTCAACCTCACCAACGTCTGCAACCTCGCCTGCACCTACTGTTTCGCGGAGGGCGGGGACTACGGCCGTATCACCGAGGCCATGGGCGAGCACTCGATCGCCTGGATCTTCGACTTCATCGAGCGCAACGCCGTGCCCGGACAACGCGTCCGGTTCGAGTTCTTCGGCGGCGAACCGCTGGCGAACTTCGCCGTGATCCGGAAGATCTGCGAGCGCGCCCGGACCGTCTCGCAGCGGGACGGCACCGAGTTCGTGCACCGCATCTCCACCAACCTCACGCTGATGCCGCAGGGCATCGAGGAGCTGTTCCGCGAGTACCGCTTCATCGTCTCGGTCTCCATCGACGGCGGTCGCGAGGTGCAGGACGCCAACCGGCCCTCCAAGAACGGCATGGGGTCCTACGACCGGATCATGCGCAACCTCTGGCGGCTGCGGGAGGCCTGCGGCGACGACATCACGCTGGTGGCGCGGATGACGATCGCCACGGGCGAGCCCAGCCTCAAGGACAGCGTGCACGACCTGTGGCAGCTGGACCTGTTCGACTACTTCCAGATCTATCCGGGCGTGTACCCGGTGGAGAAGGACACGAAGGTCCCCATCGCCCTCACCCTCGGCGACCGCAAGCTCTCCGAGCCGCAGGGCATCCAGTACATCAACCACTTCCTCCAGCCCGGCATCGTCGAGCAGTTCAAGGACTTTCTCCTCCACTACCCGTCCCTCTTCGCACCCGGCAACCGCTTCAAGGGCGTGCTGGAGTACGAGCGGACCGTGCAGATGGTCACCGAGGGGGCCACCGCCCTCGCCTTCTGCTCCGGAGGCCGGACGTACTACACGCACTCACCCGACGGCAGCATCAGCCCCTGCCACCGCCTCGTCGGCGACGAGAGCTTCGACGTCGGCACCGGCTCCGAGGGGATCACCCGGGAGCACCCCGAGTGGCGGCGCACCGTCGACGAACACCCCGTGTGCGGCGCGTGCTGGGCCCGCTACCTGTGCGGTGGCGGCTGCCGGCAGGAGAACCACGTGGCCTCCGGGGACGTCAACGTCCTCAACGACGAGTCGTGCCAGTACCAGCTGATGCTGGCCGAGGAGGTCATCAAGATGCTGGCCAGGTCCACGGCCGACTACCGGGCGCGCTCCCGGGACCGGTACGACGACCTGTTCGTCTCCTGCGGCCGCCCCGTGGTCCCCAACGACCGGCCCGCCCTGGACCAGCCCACCGGCTACGAGCCCTTCCGGGTGCTCTGCTGA
- the hemW gene encoding radical SAM family heme chaperone HemW, translating into MAEKIVRRNIHTYPFKYRKHEYEEYFRPENAVLYLHVPFCITKCGFCDYTVYINKNEQHFAQYVDALEKEIRAFAANRVFPAFRVDAVYFGGGTPGILTGDQTARLLDVCRESFEFNEGAEIALEFDPSTVDAAKIERMRESGFNRLNLGIQAFDDRLLEICNRSHDLATAERAYRTIVDGGFTHTNIDLIFPLPDQSLDDWKHSVDRAIELEPACITAYGLEIWPKTAFHSLIKSGKMALPTPEDEARMYEYAIDALEAAGFKRRSSTGYYHPDRCQDYSRFLEYYWRTWPMIGFGVSSKSVIHDRLFVNVKPLKQYYELVEEGKVPLDFATYLTKEQEMRRVMIRGLKMCEIYRSDFENRFGVTMEDVFGNELEQLLDKGWLEKQGDDVYSLTRAGQLLSTNVYEMFYAPEDLSPAAPGEVRFGISELVE; encoded by the coding sequence ATGGCCGAGAAGATCGTTCGCCGCAACATCCACACCTACCCCTTCAAGTACCGCAAGCACGAGTACGAGGAGTACTTCCGGCCCGAGAACGCCGTGCTCTACCTGCACGTGCCGTTCTGCATCACCAAGTGCGGGTTCTGCGACTACACCGTCTACATCAACAAGAACGAGCAGCACTTCGCGCAGTACGTCGACGCCCTGGAGAAGGAGATCCGCGCCTTCGCCGCCAACCGGGTGTTCCCCGCCTTCCGCGTGGACGCCGTCTACTTCGGCGGCGGTACGCCCGGCATCCTCACCGGCGACCAGACGGCCCGGCTGCTCGACGTGTGCCGCGAGTCCTTCGAGTTCAACGAAGGGGCGGAGATCGCCCTGGAGTTCGACCCCTCGACGGTGGACGCGGCCAAGATCGAGCGCATGCGCGAGTCCGGCTTCAACCGGCTCAACCTGGGGATCCAGGCGTTCGACGACCGCCTGCTGGAGATCTGCAACCGTTCGCACGACCTGGCCACCGCCGAGCGGGCCTACCGGACCATCGTCGACGGCGGTTTCACCCACACCAACATCGACCTGATCTTCCCGCTGCCCGACCAGTCCCTGGACGACTGGAAGCACAGCGTGGACCGGGCGATCGAGCTGGAACCCGCCTGCATCACCGCCTACGGCCTGGAGATCTGGCCCAAGACCGCGTTCCACTCGCTGATCAAGTCCGGGAAGATGGCGTTGCCGACGCCCGAGGACGAAGCGCGCATGTACGAGTACGCCATCGACGCGCTGGAGGCGGCGGGGTTCAAGCGCCGCAGCTCGACCGGCTACTACCACCCCGACCGCTGCCAGGACTACTCGCGGTTCCTGGAGTACTACTGGCGCACCTGGCCGATGATCGGCTTCGGCGTGTCCTCGAAGAGCGTGATCCACGACCGGCTCTTCGTGAACGTCAAGCCGCTCAAGCAGTACTACGAGCTGGTGGAGGAAGGCAAGGTCCCGCTCGATTTCGCCACGTATCTCACCAAGGAGCAGGAGATGCGTCGGGTCATGATCCGTGGCCTGAAAATGTGCGAGATCTACCGCAGCGACTTCGAGAACCGGTTCGGAGTCACGATGGAGGACGTCTTCGGCAATGAACTGGAACAGCTTCTCGACAAGGGCTGGCTGGAAAAGCAGGGCGACGACGTGTATTCGCTGACCCGGGCCGGACAACTGCTGTCCACGAATGTCTACGAGATGTTCTACGCGCCGGAGGACCTGAGTCCAGCGGCCCCCGGTGAGGTACGCTTCGGAATATCCGAACTCGTCGAATGA
- a CDS encoding LysE/ArgO family amino acid transporter, giving the protein MSVIPAWSAGLGLGFLVALPLGPIGLLCVRSVLRNGFLCGFAIGLGAAAIDVLYAGLGLAGVGKLLDIPVLRTALGLAGAVVMAYLGFRSVRSAFRARSAVVDAEGETVQPWEAFRTALTATAANPATIGYWAAAFAAATAANVTDTLADSLAMLVGVGSGTLLWFTTLSTGAVLFRRYFTSRMLQGVDLLAGLGVIFFGGVLAYQAIA; this is encoded by the coding sequence GTGAGCGTGATCCCGGCCTGGAGTGCGGGTCTCGGACTCGGTTTCCTCGTCGCCCTGCCGCTCGGTCCCATCGGACTGCTGTGTGTGCGCAGTGTTCTGCGCAACGGCTTTCTGTGCGGATTCGCCATCGGCCTCGGCGCGGCGGCCATCGACGTGCTGTACGCCGGCCTGGGCCTGGCGGGGGTCGGCAAGCTGCTGGACATCCCGGTGCTGCGGACCGCTCTCGGGCTCGCCGGTGCCGTGGTCATGGCGTATCTGGGCTTCCGTTCGGTGCGTTCGGCCTTCCGGGCCAGGAGTGCGGTCGTCGACGCTGAGGGCGAGACGGTGCAGCCGTGGGAGGCGTTCCGTACGGCTCTCACGGCGACGGCGGCCAACCCGGCGACGATCGGCTACTGGGCGGCGGCCTTCGCCGCCGCCACGGCGGCGAACGTCACCGACACCCTCGCGGACTCGCTGGCCATGCTCGTCGGCGTCGGCTCCGGCACGCTGCTGTGGTTCACCACCCTCAGCACCGGGGCCGTGCTGTTCCGCCGCTACTTCACCTCCCGGATGCTCCAGGGCGTGGACCTCCTGGCGGGCCTGGGCGTCATCTTCTTCGGCGGCGTCCTCGCGTACCAGGCCATCGCCTGA
- a CDS encoding helix-turn-helix domain-containing protein encodes MSGAGDEPFIAAVKPLVDAMGGEMIPPDEAGPDDVVLSWEGRDAVAVRLPQLADSLDHILAAMERRKGMPLADLDRKAKQEVVRTLEARGAFSVRHGVETVASALGVSRFTVYNYLNREKGT; translated from the coding sequence ATGAGCGGCGCCGGGGACGAGCCGTTCATCGCGGCCGTGAAACCCCTGGTCGACGCCATGGGCGGCGAGATGATCCCGCCGGACGAGGCCGGCCCCGACGACGTCGTCCTGTCCTGGGAGGGCCGCGACGCCGTCGCCGTACGGCTGCCGCAGCTCGCCGACTCCCTCGATCACATCCTCGCCGCCATGGAGCGCCGCAAGGGCATGCCGCTGGCCGACCTCGACCGCAAGGCCAAGCAGGAGGTCGTACGGACACTCGAGGCGCGTGGCGCCTTCTCCGTACGGCACGGAGTGGAGACCGTGGCGAGTGCCCTGGGCGTCAGCCGCTTCACCGTCTACAACTACCTCAACCGCGAGAAGGGGACCTGA